The following nucleotide sequence is from Alkalihalobacillus sp. LMS39.
AAATTGCTTTTTTTGATCCAACTCCATTAGGATTACCCCCGACGACATCTACATTATTGATATTTGAAAAAGTCAAAGAATACCCCCATCGAAAAAAAAGAACAGGGAACCCTGCTCTTTTATTTACGAGGTGTTAGCATTAAGACGACACATTCATGAGAACGAACTGGTCTAACAATCGTATTATGAACTTTCCCTACGTCCACATTGCCCCAAATATCTTTCACACTAAACTTATCTTCCCGATTAATCGACAACTCATGTAAATCAATTTCCGCCTCTACCTCGTTATTTGTCCGATTAAATAACCCAACTGCTAATCGGCCTCCTTCTAACTCTTTCACCCAATAATCAATGCCATTTTCCTTTTTAATAATATAACCTTGTTTGCCAAGGGAATCTTGATTAATAGAAATAATTTCTTTGTTCATTAACGTCTCTTTTGTCGCATCATCCATCTTTCTAATATCACACCCAATTAATAACGGGGCTGCAGATAAACACCAAAGACTAAAATGAGCTCGGTACTCTAACGGCGTACAACCCGGCCCCATCCATTCATTTGTACCGTTGCATCCGACAACGAGCATATCAGGGTCATTCCATCCACCAGGGCCAGCATACTGATGCAAGTGATGTGTATGATCGATAATATGGTTCAATGACCATCCCCAGTTAATATCTTCATCAAAACTATCTTTTATATCTGGAGTCGTTCGCCACATATGGCCAACTTCCACTCCCCATGTCCAAGGGTCTGAAGTTCCATGTTCACATATACTAAATAACATCGTTCTACCCGCTTTTATCAAGGCATCACGCATCGTTATATAATCCGTTTTCACCTCTCTGCCTTCCGGGTCTCCTGGAAGAGCACGGAAGTCATACTTCAATAAATCAAATCCTTGGTCTGCAATTAACTTGGCATCACGTTCTTCATATCCTAAGCTACCAGGTTTTTCACCATATGTTTTTTGCCCACATCCTAAATACGTACCAGCTTTTAATCCTCTTTCGTGTATATAATCTGTAACCACTTTAAGCCCATTCGGAAACTTTGCAGGGTCTGGCACTAAATTACCTTCACTATCTCTTTCATCTGCCATCCAACCATCATCAATATTGATATACACATAACCTGCATCCCGTAATCCAGATGATACCATCATATCTGCACTTTCTTTAATTAACTGCTCGGTCGGT
It contains:
- a CDS encoding glycoside hydrolase family 27 protein, whose translation is MSRHSKKFGKDLALTPPMGWNSFNTFGCEPTEQLIKESADMMVSSGLRDAGYVYINIDDGWMADERDSEGNLVPDPAKFPNGLKVVTDYIHERGLKAGTYLGCGQKTYGEKPGSLGYEERDAKLIADQGFDLLKYDFRALPGDPEGREVKTDYITMRDALIKAGRTMLFSICEHGTSDPWTWGVEVGHMWRTTPDIKDSFDEDINWGWSLNHIIDHTHHLHQYAGPGGWNDPDMLVVGCNGTNEWMGPGCTPLEYRAHFSLWCLSAAPLLIGCDIRKMDDATKETLMNKEIISINQDSLGKQGYIIKKENGIDYWVKELEGGRLAVGLFNRTNNEVEAEIDLHELSINREDKFSVKDIWGNVDVGKVHNTIVRPVRSHECVVLMLTPRK